Proteins encoded in a region of the Agromyces protaetiae genome:
- a CDS encoding rhodanese-like domain-containing protein encodes MTDSAVRTSALFEHVATSADAVRHFRGRLDFETDVSDVRAALAADQGFVLIDSRSDEAWAQGHVPGAVHLPTRWIRERAATLIAPGTPVVVYCWGPGCNGATRAALEFALLGHPVKEMLGGFEYWAREGFEIETAEGLTHPTPDPLTNVVPTGGPVFACAC; translated from the coding sequence ATGACCGATTCCGCCGTACGTACCAGCGCCCTCTTCGAGCACGTCGCGACCTCTGCGGACGCCGTGCGTCATTTCCGGGGCCGGCTCGACTTCGAGACGGATGTCTCGGACGTGCGCGCCGCGCTCGCCGCCGATCAGGGTTTCGTGCTCATCGACTCGCGCAGTGACGAGGCCTGGGCGCAGGGGCACGTGCCGGGTGCCGTGCACCTGCCGACGCGATGGATCCGCGAGCGTGCGGCCACGCTCATCGCGCCCGGCACGCCGGTCGTGGTCTACTGCTGGGGGCCCGGCTGCAACGGTGCGACGCGCGCCGCGCTCGAGTTCGCGCTGCTCGGCCATCCCGTGAAAGAGATGCTCGGCGGCTTCGAGTACTGGGCGCGCGAGGGTTTCGAGATCGAGACGGCCGAGGGGCTCACGCATCCGACACCCGACCCGCTCACCAATGTGGTGCCGACCGGCGGTCCGGTCTTCGCCTGCGCCTGCTGA
- a CDS encoding ABC transporter ATP-binding protein, which produces MTISAPSIRVRGLEKSYPQKKETLHVLRGVDFDVERGSIFALLGSNGAGKTTVVRILSTLLKADAGTATVDGLDVATQGGRVRNAISLTGQFAAVDEVLTGRENLVLVAKLRHVKRPEAIADELLARFALTDAGGRRAATYSGGMRRRLDIAMSLIGNPSVIFLDEPTTGLDPQARLEVWQTVKQLAEGGTTVLLTTQYLDEAEHLADRIAILHRGTIVQNGTLAELKQLLPPAKVEYVEKQPSLEDVFLALVGEAEPAETPVEPGLDDAREGADR; this is translated from the coding sequence ATGACCATATCAGCCCCATCCATCCGCGTCCGCGGCCTCGAGAAGTCCTACCCGCAGAAGAAGGAGACGCTGCACGTGCTGCGCGGCGTCGACTTCGACGTCGAGCGCGGCAGCATCTTCGCCCTGCTCGGCTCGAACGGCGCCGGCAAGACCACCGTCGTGCGCATCCTCTCGACGCTGCTGAAGGCCGACGCCGGCACCGCCACCGTCGACGGCCTCGACGTCGCGACCCAGGGCGGCCGGGTCCGCAACGCCATCAGCCTCACCGGCCAGTTCGCGGCCGTGGACGAGGTGCTCACCGGCCGCGAGAATCTCGTGCTGGTCGCGAAGCTCCGGCACGTGAAGCGCCCGGAGGCGATCGCCGACGAGCTCCTCGCACGATTCGCCCTCACCGACGCCGGCGGCCGGCGCGCGGCGACGTACTCCGGCGGCATGCGCCGACGGCTCGACATCGCCATGAGCCTGATCGGAAACCCATCGGTGATCTTCCTCGACGAACCGACGACCGGGCTCGACCCGCAGGCTCGTCTCGAGGTCTGGCAGACCGTGAAGCAGCTTGCGGAGGGCGGCACGACCGTGCTGCTCACCACGCAGTACCTCGACGAGGCCGAGCATCTCGCCGACCGCATCGCGATCCTGCACCGCGGCACGATCGTTCAGAACGGCACACTCGCCGAGCTGAAGCAGCTGCTGCCGCCCGCCAAGGTCGAGTACGTCGAGAAGCAGCCCTCGCTCGAGGATGTGTTCCTCGCGCTCGTGGGCGAGGCCGAGCCGGCCGAGACACCCGTCGAGCCCGGGCTCGACGACGCACGTGAAGGAGCAGACCGATGA
- a CDS encoding thioredoxin domain-containing protein, with product MAERLAEAVSPYLRAHADNPVDWYPWGPEAFQAAVERDVPVLISVGYATCHWCHVMARESFSDPEIAQLLNERFVAIKVDREEHPGVDGSYLAAASAFTRQLGWPLTVFADPKGRTFYAGTYFPPRPVQGVPSFREVLAAVSEAWRDRRGELERTADAVAEALAAAALVPEGTGVPDQAAIADAVRRLADDEDLEHGGFGGAPKFPVAPVLAFLTAASPEGQELATRTMRRMGASALRDPVEGGFFRYATRADWTEPHYERMLSDNALLLGVAADLRRSGRSEHWLSDLANGLIRFLTTVMRLPSGMFASAQDSESVIDGRRDEGGYYRRDAVARAELAPPALDEKVLTGWNGLAIGALARAGAAFGDPAVIQTARRAAESLTAAHLRADGTLVRASRDGRASEARPALEDTGMLAEGLLELSLATGEVRWARIARELVDAALDAARDGLPFGVPGGADPVLDAHGLALPPDPAEGATPSGVTSTARAAWLLSALGAGDRYLEAATAAMAGVAAVAVERPMAFGGALALMSELTAPLVQVVTVLPDPAPSDPAPSTGRDSADRRITELVAATRHHEASVAVVVTDAQARAFAAAGFELFAARTAGERGRAYRCEAFVCALPVEDAAALEKLAAG from the coding sequence ATGGCCGAGCGACTCGCGGAGGCGGTGAGCCCGTACCTCCGGGCGCACGCCGACAATCCCGTGGACTGGTACCCGTGGGGACCCGAGGCGTTCCAGGCGGCCGTCGAACGAGACGTGCCCGTGCTCATCTCCGTCGGCTACGCGACGTGTCATTGGTGCCACGTCATGGCGCGCGAGAGCTTCAGCGACCCCGAGATCGCTCAGCTCCTGAACGAGCGATTCGTCGCGATCAAGGTGGATCGCGAGGAACACCCGGGCGTCGACGGCAGCTACCTCGCCGCCGCGAGCGCCTTCACCCGGCAACTCGGCTGGCCGCTCACCGTGTTCGCCGACCCCAAGGGGCGCACGTTCTACGCCGGCACCTACTTCCCACCACGGCCGGTGCAGGGCGTGCCGTCCTTTCGAGAGGTGCTCGCCGCGGTCTCGGAAGCCTGGCGCGACCGTCGCGGGGAGCTCGAGCGCACGGCCGACGCGGTCGCCGAGGCACTGGCCGCAGCCGCCCTCGTCCCTGAGGGCACCGGGGTGCCTGACCAGGCGGCGATCGCGGATGCCGTTCGGCGCCTCGCCGACGACGAGGACCTCGAGCACGGCGGGTTCGGCGGCGCACCCAAGTTCCCCGTGGCGCCCGTGCTCGCCTTCCTGACCGCGGCGAGCCCCGAGGGCCAGGAACTCGCGACCCGCACGATGCGGCGGATGGGCGCCTCGGCGCTCCGGGACCCGGTCGAGGGCGGCTTCTTCCGCTATGCGACCCGCGCCGACTGGACCGAGCCGCATTACGAACGCATGCTCTCAGACAACGCGTTGCTGCTCGGCGTCGCCGCCGACCTGAGGCGTTCGGGCCGGAGCGAACACTGGCTGTCAGACCTGGCGAACGGGCTCATCCGGTTCCTCACGACCGTCATGCGGCTCCCATCCGGCATGTTCGCGAGCGCACAGGACTCCGAAAGCGTCATCGACGGCCGACGCGACGAAGGCGGGTACTACCGGCGCGATGCCGTCGCACGTGCCGAGCTCGCGCCGCCCGCCCTCGACGAGAAGGTGCTCACGGGCTGGAACGGCCTCGCGATCGGCGCACTCGCCCGCGCGGGGGCCGCATTCGGCGACCCGGCCGTGATCCAGACGGCCCGGCGCGCGGCAGAAAGCCTGACCGCGGCGCACCTCCGCGCCGACGGGACGCTCGTCCGTGCGTCCCGTGACGGCCGGGCGTCCGAAGCGCGGCCGGCGCTCGAAGACACCGGCATGCTCGCCGAGGGCCTGCTCGAGCTGTCGCTCGCGACCGGTGAGGTGCGGTGGGCGCGGATCGCGCGTGAGCTGGTCGACGCGGCGCTCGATGCAGCTCGCGACGGGCTCCCGTTCGGCGTCCCTGGGGGCGCCGATCCGGTCCTCGACGCGCACGGGCTCGCGCTGCCGCCCGACCCGGCCGAGGGCGCGACTCCGTCGGGCGTGACGTCGACCGCGCGTGCCGCCTGGCTGCTCTCCGCGCTCGGCGCGGGCGACCGGTACCTCGAGGCCGCGACCGCGGCGATGGCCGGCGTGGCGGCCGTCGCGGTCGAGCGGCCCATGGCGTTCGGCGGCGCGCTCGCGCTCATGTCCGAGCTGACCGCCCCGCTCGTGCAGGTCGTCACGGTGCTCCCGGACCCTGCGCCATCCGACCCTGCGCCATCCACCGGCCGCGACTCGGCGGATCGCCGGATCACGGAGCTCGTCGCGGCGACGCGGCACCACGAGGCATCCGTCGCGGTCGTGGTGACCGATGCGCAGGCGCGCGCGTTCGCCGCCGCCGGATTCGAGCTGTTCGCCGCCCGGACCGCCGGTGAACGCGGCCGGGCCTACCGGTGCGAGGCGTTCGTCTGCGCGCTGCCCGTCGAGGACGCCGCCGCGCTCGAGAAGCTCGCGGCCGGATGA
- a CDS encoding ABC transporter permease — MTTHVLGDTGILTARSLRHILRSPDTIITTAVTPIALMLLFTYVLGGAINTGSGESYVDYMLPGILLITVASGVAYTAYRLFLDLQGGIFERFQSMPIARSSVLWAHVLTSLVANLASMAIVVGVALLMGFRTGASVLAWLAVVGILVLFTLALTWLAVIAGLSAKTVDGASAFSYPLIFLPFISSAFVPTDSMPAPVAWFAEHQPVTSIVDTIRALFAGQPVGGDIWIALAWLVGILVVAYGFAVAIYRKKIS; from the coding sequence ATGACCACGCACGTCCTCGGCGACACCGGTATCCTCACCGCCCGCTCGCTCCGGCACATCCTGCGCAGCCCCGACACCATCATCACCACCGCGGTCACGCCGATCGCGCTGATGCTGCTGTTCACCTACGTGCTCGGCGGGGCGATCAACACGGGATCGGGCGAGTCGTACGTCGACTACATGCTGCCCGGCATCCTGCTCATCACGGTCGCGTCGGGTGTCGCGTACACCGCGTACCGGCTGTTCCTCGATCTGCAGGGCGGCATCTTCGAACGGTTCCAGTCCATGCCGATCGCGAGATCGAGCGTGCTCTGGGCGCACGTCCTCACGTCGCTGGTCGCGAACCTCGCGTCCATGGCGATCGTCGTCGGCGTGGCCCTGCTGATGGGGTTCCGCACGGGCGCCTCGGTGCTCGCGTGGCTCGCGGTCGTCGGCATCCTCGTGCTGTTCACGCTCGCGCTGACCTGGCTCGCGGTCATCGCGGGGCTCTCGGCGAAGACCGTCGACGGCGCGAGCGCGTTCAGCTACCCGCTGATCTTCCTGCCGTTCATCAGCTCGGCGTTCGTGCCGACCGACTCGATGCCGGCGCCGGTCGCGTGGTTCGCGGAGCACCAGCCCGTGACCTCGATCGTGGACACCATCCGCGCGCTGTTCGCGGGCCAGCCCGTCGGCGGCGACATCTGGATCGCGCTCGCGTGGCTCGTCGGCATCCTCGTCGTCGCCTACGGGTTCGCGGTCGCGATCTACCGGAAGAAGATCAGCTGA
- a CDS encoding DUF1761 domain-containing protein, translating into MFVDVNYWAVIVATLSTLVIGSVWYTPRVFGTRWAELAKVDLDSTSGAVGAIITTVIVSFISAWVLALATQTAWLAFDGGYLGTAVAVGTMLWAGFTAARFITHDAFERRPAALTLLNISHELVTVIVMALIIGVWPPAGTV; encoded by the coding sequence ATGTTCGTCGATGTCAACTACTGGGCGGTCATCGTCGCCACCCTCTCCACCCTCGTCATCGGGTCCGTCTGGTACACCCCTCGGGTGTTCGGCACGCGCTGGGCGGAGCTCGCGAAGGTCGACCTCGACTCGACGAGCGGCGCGGTCGGGGCGATCATCACCACGGTGATCGTGAGCTTCATCAGCGCGTGGGTGCTCGCGCTCGCCACGCAGACCGCGTGGCTCGCGTTCGACGGCGGGTACCTCGGCACCGCGGTCGCCGTCGGCACCATGCTCTGGGCCGGATTCACGGCGGCGAGGTTCATCACCCATGACGCCTTCGAGCGGCGCCCCGCCGCCCTCACGCTGCTCAACATCTCGCACGAGCTCGTCACCGTGATCGTCATGGCGCTCATCATCGGCGTCTGGCCGCCCGCGGGCACCGTCTGA
- a CDS encoding M18 family aminopeptidase translates to MAVATDAYVSDFAEFIKASPSSYHAAAEVARRLEAVGFARLDERDAWPTGAGGRVVVRDGAVIAWVQPESVDASSPFRILGAHTDSPGFKLKPNPSSEAAGLSQANVEVYGGPLLNSWLDRELELAGRLVTVDGAEHLVRTGPMLRIPQLAIHLDREANKGLTLDRQRHVQPIWAAGEPGDILALLAERAGVTRADVAGHDVLTAATTAPERFGRDDVFFAAGRMDNLTSVYAGLAGLLAAHEGGTDASAPAHLPVLAAFDHEELGSESRSGAAGPFLEDVLSRIAVGLGASDDERRRAFADSWLLSSDAGHAVHPNYPEKHDPVNRPVLGGGPLLKLNANQRYATDAVGSALWERVCRASGVTTQPFVSNNAIPCGSTIGPISATRLGIRTVDVGVPLLSMHSARELAHVDDLAALGRAVESFFAGA, encoded by the coding sequence ATGGCTGTTGCGACCGACGCGTACGTTTCCGATTTCGCCGAGTTCATCAAGGCCTCGCCTTCGTCTTACCACGCTGCGGCCGAGGTGGCCCGCCGACTCGAGGCCGTGGGGTTCGCGCGGCTCGACGAACGCGACGCCTGGCCGACGGGTGCCGGCGGCCGCGTCGTGGTGCGCGACGGCGCGGTGATCGCGTGGGTGCAGCCCGAGTCCGTCGACGCGTCGTCGCCGTTCCGCATCCTCGGCGCGCACACCGACTCGCCCGGCTTCAAGCTCAAGCCGAACCCGTCGAGCGAGGCGGCCGGCCTCAGCCAGGCGAACGTCGAGGTCTACGGCGGCCCGCTGCTGAACTCGTGGCTCGACCGCGAGCTCGAGCTGGCCGGCCGGCTGGTGACGGTCGACGGCGCCGAGCACCTCGTGCGCACGGGCCCGATGCTGCGCATCCCGCAGCTCGCCATCCACCTCGACCGTGAGGCGAACAAGGGGCTCACGCTCGACCGGCAGCGGCACGTGCAGCCGATCTGGGCCGCGGGCGAGCCCGGGGACATCCTCGCCCTCCTCGCCGAGCGCGCGGGAGTCACGCGCGCCGACGTCGCCGGGCACGACGTGCTCACCGCGGCGACCACCGCGCCCGAGCGTTTCGGCCGCGACGACGTGTTCTTCGCCGCGGGCCGCATGGACAACCTCACGTCGGTCTACGCGGGTCTGGCCGGCCTGCTGGCCGCGCACGAGGGCGGGACGGATGCCTCGGCGCCGGCGCATCTCCCGGTGCTGGCCGCGTTCGATCACGAGGAGCTCGGATCGGAGTCGCGCTCGGGCGCGGCCGGCCCGTTCCTCGAGGATGTGCTCTCGCGCATCGCGGTGGGGCTGGGCGCGAGCGACGACGAACGTCGTCGTGCGTTCGCCGACTCGTGGCTGCTCTCCTCCGACGCGGGACACGCCGTGCACCCGAACTACCCCGAGAAGCACGACCCGGTGAACCGGCCGGTGCTCGGCGGCGGTCCGTTGCTGAAGCTCAACGCCAACCAGCGCTACGCGACCGACGCGGTGGGCTCGGCCCTGTGGGAGCGGGTGTGCCGTGCTTCGGGAGTCACGACGCAGCCGTTCGTGTCGAACAATGCGATCCCGTGCGGCTCGACGATCGGCCCGATCTCCGCGACGCGACTCGGGATCCGCACGGTCGATGTCGGCGTACCGCTGCTCTCGATGCACTCGGCGCGCGAGCTCGCGCACGTCGACGACCTCGCCGCGCTCGGCCGCGCGGTCGAGTCCTTCTTCGCGGGCGCCTGA
- the pnuC gene encoding nicotinamide riboside transporter PnuC — translation MNPFEWLFDATLTIGDQQILWREIVGNGFGLASALGGLRRKVWAWPVGIVGNALLFTVFLGAVFHTPNPVNLLGQAGRQLLFIAVSIYGWIEWARHRHASADHVAVEPRWASWKVRVALGLGMVGGTLALTPVFQALGSFEPVWADAWIFVGSFLATWGMAKGWTEFWLIWIAVDIVGVPLLVSAGYYASALLYGFYGVFTLVGFITWSRIQRRSRGVTTVP, via the coding sequence ATGAACCCGTTCGAGTGGCTCTTCGATGCGACGCTCACGATCGGCGATCAGCAGATCCTGTGGCGTGAGATCGTCGGCAACGGGTTCGGACTGGCGAGCGCGCTCGGCGGGCTGCGCCGAAAAGTGTGGGCCTGGCCCGTCGGCATCGTCGGCAACGCGCTGCTGTTCACGGTGTTCCTCGGTGCGGTCTTCCACACGCCGAACCCCGTGAACCTGCTCGGCCAGGCCGGGCGGCAGCTGCTGTTCATCGCCGTATCGATCTATGGCTGGATCGAGTGGGCCCGACACCGTCATGCGAGCGCGGACCACGTGGCCGTCGAGCCGCGCTGGGCGAGCTGGAAGGTGCGCGTCGCGCTCGGCCTCGGCATGGTCGGTGGAACGCTCGCGCTCACGCCGGTGTTCCAAGCGCTCGGATCCTTCGAACCGGTCTGGGCTGATGCCTGGATCTTCGTGGGCTCGTTCCTGGCGACCTGGGGCATGGCGAAGGGCTGGACCGAGTTCTGGCTGATCTGGATCGCGGTCGACATCGTGGGTGTGCCGTTGCTCGTGAGCGCCGGCTACTACGCCTCGGCGCTGCTCTACGGGTTCTACGGCGTGTTCACGCTCGTCGGGTTCATCACGTGGTCGCGTATTCAGCGCAGGTCGCGCGGGGTCACCACGGTGCCGTGA
- a CDS encoding DUF7059 domain-containing protein has translation MQLPEPDRTTFPARWERDDPSAETVALVDALRADLGSAGYSVAGVEALWRRYGGELDPGEALRRGHRVPAFRALASVSGADAPCATLTRLFLLGLPQPADEVAAALPRLGLAGAVELGLVASAAGADPAVPARVAALVDVRPYAFADAVGEGEWWIASDPGELATGGALPEDHVLGVGGATTTLSGLLLQRPAAVTLDLGTGSGIQAMHAARFSERVVATDVSARALAFARFTARLNGVSSIEFRLGSLYEPVAGETFDRIVSNPPFVITPRREGVPAYEYRDGGLVGDALVEAVLRGAADRLAPGGIAQFLANWERRPGVDGLERVASWLDEAGLEYWVIEREVLDPTRYAETWIRDGGTRVGTTAFEALHEAWLTDFAERGVVGVGFGYVLLRKPAPGEVPRMRRTERLHGAAGENPGGLGAHLAAVLDADDELARVDDRGLRAFAVEVAPDVTEERHHWPGAESPTVILLRQGGGFGRVIDVGTAVAALVGAADGTLPLGVLADAIADLLEVDPTALWDELAPQVRDLVHAGILRPAVAASSAVVAASAVAASAVPSVAAPPVP, from the coding sequence ATGCAGCTGCCTGAGCCGGACCGCACGACGTTCCCTGCCCGTTGGGAGCGGGATGACCCGTCCGCCGAGACCGTCGCCCTCGTCGACGCGCTGCGCGCCGACCTCGGATCGGCCGGCTACTCGGTCGCCGGGGTCGAGGCGCTATGGCGCCGATACGGTGGCGAGCTCGACCCCGGCGAGGCGCTGCGCCGTGGGCACCGCGTGCCCGCGTTTCGAGCGCTCGCATCGGTCTCCGGCGCGGATGCCCCATGCGCCACGCTGACCCGGCTGTTCCTGCTGGGCCTGCCGCAGCCGGCGGACGAGGTCGCGGCGGCGCTGCCGCGCCTCGGCCTCGCGGGTGCGGTCGAACTCGGGCTCGTGGCATCCGCCGCCGGGGCCGATCCCGCCGTACCCGCCCGCGTCGCTGCGCTCGTGGACGTTCGCCCCTACGCCTTCGCCGACGCGGTCGGCGAAGGGGAGTGGTGGATCGCGTCCGACCCGGGTGAGCTCGCGACCGGTGGCGCGCTTCCCGAGGATCACGTGCTGGGGGTCGGCGGTGCCACGACGACGCTCAGCGGCCTGCTCCTGCAGCGCCCGGCGGCGGTCACCCTCGACCTCGGCACGGGCAGCGGCATCCAGGCGATGCACGCGGCCAGGTTCAGCGAGCGGGTCGTCGCGACGGATGTCTCGGCGCGCGCGCTGGCGTTCGCGCGGTTCACCGCGCGGCTGAACGGCGTCTCCTCGATCGAGTTCCGGCTCGGCAGTCTGTACGAGCCGGTCGCCGGCGAGACGTTCGACCGGATCGTGTCGAACCCGCCGTTCGTGATCACGCCGCGCCGCGAGGGTGTGCCGGCCTACGAATACCGCGACGGCGGACTCGTGGGCGATGCGCTCGTCGAGGCGGTGCTGCGCGGCGCGGCCGACCGGCTCGCCCCCGGTGGCATCGCCCAGTTCCTGGCCAACTGGGAGCGTCGGCCGGGCGTCGACGGGCTCGAACGCGTCGCGTCCTGGCTCGACGAGGCTGGGCTCGAATACTGGGTGATCGAGCGCGAGGTGCTCGACCCGACCCGGTACGCCGAGACCTGGATCCGCGACGGCGGCACGCGCGTCGGCACCACCGCGTTCGAGGCGTTGCACGAGGCCTGGCTCACGGACTTCGCCGAGCGCGGGGTCGTGGGCGTCGGGTTCGGGTACGTGCTGCTGCGGAAGCCCGCGCCGGGGGAGGTGCCGCGGATGCGGCGCACGGAACGGCTGCACGGCGCGGCCGGAGAGAATCCCGGCGGCCTCGGCGCGCACCTCGCAGCGGTGCTCGACGCCGACGACGAGCTGGCTCGTGTCGACGACCGGGGCCTTCGTGCGTTCGCTGTCGAGGTCGCACCCGATGTGACGGAGGAGCGGCACCACTGGCCGGGCGCCGAGTCGCCGACGGTGATCCTGCTGCGCCAGGGCGGCGGATTCGGCCGGGTGATCGACGTCGGCACCGCGGTCGCGGCGCTCGTGGGCGCCGCGGACGGCACGCTCCCGCTCGGTGTGCTCGCCGACGCCATCGCCGACCTGCTCGAGGTGGACCCCACCGCGCTGTGGGACGAGCTCGCGCCGCAGGTGCGTGACCTCGTGCACGCGGGCATCCTGCGTCCGGCGGTGGCGGCGTCGTCGGCGGTGGTGGCGGCGTCGGCGGTGGCGGCTTCGGCCGTGCCTTCGGTCGCCGCACCGCCCGTGCCCTGA
- a CDS encoding DnaJ domain-containing protein, whose amino-acid sequence MATSPLSDSPYEVLGVPADADATALRAAYRKALRQAHPDTGGDPAAFHAVQRAWELVGTPEARAAFDRGRGTAGTPVREAWAPTAPKARRDSRPLARAYGHPGGFSRERYLVLVREWAGRGVELEDPYDPALVRSAPRELRHILADAIAEEATARALPSLGIAYTIWHDLATEAAGPGLPPKLDHLVLGPSGLFAIQSEDWGGEVSMHRGEIVGEALDGERPIRALAARAKAIGRAARVKPTALMVVVPDEHLAEPMELGGTVRGAGVALVRRSRLLSAVREGLPGSAHLGGTEVMEVRSRLQAAVRFAE is encoded by the coding sequence ATGGCCACAAGTCCGTTGTCCGACTCCCCGTACGAGGTGCTCGGCGTGCCCGCCGACGCCGACGCGACGGCGCTGCGCGCCGCCTACCGGAAGGCGCTTCGCCAGGCGCACCCAGACACCGGCGGCGATCCCGCGGCCTTCCATGCGGTGCAACGGGCCTGGGAGCTCGTCGGCACGCCCGAGGCGCGCGCCGCGTTCGACCGCGGCCGCGGCACCGCAGGCACGCCGGTGCGCGAGGCATGGGCGCCGACCGCGCCGAAGGCGCGCCGGGACTCGCGGCCCCTCGCGCGCGCGTACGGCCACCCGGGCGGGTTCTCGCGCGAGCGGTATCTCGTGCTCGTCCGCGAGTGGGCGGGGCGCGGCGTCGAACTCGAGGATCCGTACGATCCGGCGCTCGTGCGCTCCGCACCGCGCGAGCTGCGGCACATCCTCGCGGACGCGATCGCCGAGGAGGCGACGGCGCGCGCACTGCCCTCGCTCGGCATCGCGTACACGATCTGGCATGACCTGGCGACGGAGGCCGCAGGTCCCGGGCTCCCGCCGAAGCTCGACCACCTCGTGCTGGGTCCGTCCGGCCTGTTCGCCATCCAGTCGGAGGACTGGGGCGGCGAGGTGTCGATGCACCGCGGCGAGATCGTCGGCGAGGCGCTCGACGGCGAGCGGCCGATCCGGGCGCTCGCCGCACGGGCGAAGGCGATCGGCCGAGCCGCGCGTGTGAAGCCGACGGCGCTCATGGTCGTCGTGCCCGACGAGCACCTCGCCGAGCCGATGGAGCTCGGCGGCACCGTGCGTGGCGCCGGGGTCGCGCTCGTCCGCCGGTCGCGGCTGCTCAGCGCCGTGCGCGAGGGGTTGCCGGGGTCGGCGCACCTCGGCGGCACCGAGGTCATGGAGGTGCGCTCGCGGCTGCAGGCTGCGGTGCGGTTCGCCGAGTAG
- a CDS encoding histidine kinase — translation MDLTGYVDELQRQLSIAAEAGGEQATELAQRLTAPLDASARLMLLEALTAAAAEITAELAPGSVDVRLRGRDPEFIVTAAVPPAFRAADEVVPAEARPEASASIAFDETSTSRTTLRLPDQLKTQVELAASRDGVSVNTWLVRAIAAAVEPAPARRPESSTPAGGDANRVTGWVR, via the coding sequence ATGGACCTCACGGGATACGTCGACGAACTCCAGCGCCAACTCTCGATCGCGGCCGAGGCCGGCGGCGAGCAGGCGACCGAGCTCGCGCAGCGCCTCACGGCCCCGCTCGATGCATCCGCTCGCCTCATGCTCCTCGAGGCCCTCACCGCGGCCGCCGCGGAGATCACCGCCGAACTCGCGCCGGGTTCGGTCGACGTCCGACTCCGCGGGCGCGACCCGGAGTTCATCGTGACCGCAGCGGTGCCGCCCGCGTTCCGCGCCGCGGACGAAGTCGTGCCGGCCGAGGCCCGGCCCGAGGCATCCGCTTCGATCGCGTTCGACGAGACGTCGACGAGCCGCACCACGCTCCGTCTGCCCGACCAGCTCAAGACCCAGGTCGAGCTGGCCGCGTCGCGCGACGGCGTCTCCGTCAACACCTGGCTCGTGCGCGCGATCGCCGCCGCCGTCGAGCCCGCCCCCGCGCGGCGCCCCGAATCCTCGACACCCGCCGGCGGCGACGCGAACCGCGTCACCGGCTGGGTGCGCTGA
- a CDS encoding DUF4097 family beta strand repeat-containing protein — translation MPTFDTPRPIALDVDLAWSDLRVVASERTDTVVTIVPLRPEKAGDVKAAAEAQIELVGDVLTVHTAKSWRMLAPFGNSGAVDVTIEVPEGSDLHGSSGSGRLLTEGALGAVSYRTGSGDVRIDEAERVTVRTPAGGVTIGRATGAVEINTPAGSIRIRELAGEAVIKNPNGTTTIGEVTGALTVHGAHADIMIQNARGRVTAKSAYGAIVVERIDGGEAQLETGYGTIEVGIGEATAAWLDVSSEHGSVRNMLTPSDAPGADESTVELRARSNWGDILIRRPDRAPTR, via the coding sequence ATGCCCACGTTCGACACTCCCCGACCCATCGCCCTCGACGTCGACCTCGCCTGGAGCGACCTGCGCGTCGTCGCGAGCGAACGCACCGACACCGTCGTCACGATCGTGCCGCTGCGCCCCGAGAAGGCCGGTGACGTCAAGGCCGCGGCCGAGGCGCAGATCGAGCTGGTCGGCGACGTGCTCACGGTGCACACGGCCAAGAGCTGGCGGATGCTCGCCCCGTTCGGCAACTCCGGCGCCGTCGACGTCACCATCGAGGTGCCCGAGGGGTCGGACCTGCACGGCAGTTCGGGCTCGGGCCGGCTTCTCACGGAAGGCGCCCTCGGCGCCGTGAGCTATCGCACGGGCTCGGGTGATGTGCGCATCGACGAGGCCGAGCGGGTCACGGTGCGCACCCCCGCGGGCGGGGTCACGATCGGTCGGGCGACCGGCGCGGTCGAGATCAACACGCCGGCCGGCAGCATCCGCATCCGCGAGCTCGCGGGCGAGGCCGTCATCAAGAACCCGAACGGCACCACGACCATCGGCGAGGTGACCGGCGCGCTCACCGTGCATGGCGCGCACGCCGACATCATGATCCAGAACGCCCGCGGCCGGGTCACCGCCAAGAGCGCCTACGGCGCGATCGTCGTCGAACGCATCGACGGCGGCGAAGCGCAGCTCGAGACCGGCTACGGCACGATCGAGGTCGGCATCGGCGAAGCCACCGCCGCGTGGCTCGACGTCTCGAGCGAGCACGGCTCGGTGCGAAACATGCTGACGCCATCGGATGCACCGGGCGCCGACGAGAGCACCGTCGAGCTCCGCGCCCGATCCAACTGGGGAGACATCCTGATCCGCCGACCCGACCGAGCGCCCACGCGCTAG